Proteins co-encoded in one Streptococcus ruminicola genomic window:
- a CDS encoding cation diffusion facilitator family transporter — protein sequence MSTPEENLRLAKRGPIVSIIAYMVITLLKLITGYFLNSSSLIADGFNNLSDILGNVVLLIGLHLASKPADEDHRFGHWKMEDLSSLITSFIMFYIGFKVLFQTIEKIISGSMTPLDPEGAIVGVISAAIMYGVYLHNKRLSQRVKSSALLAASKDNLSDAVTSIGTSIAILAASFNLVIIDRLAAIVITYFILKTAYDIFIESAFSLSDGFDQKELQKYKEAILKLPKVSNVKSQRGRSYGSNIYLDIVVEMNPDLSVYESHEVTEQIEELLRKEFSVYDTDVHVEPGAIPEDEIWDNVYKKLYKAEKTILAKIPDYEELISDDFYLIDVDGHSYTKSEMTARERHYMSNIEAFEMTSISQKTKLITYKLDNMTHTSIWRRKENWFLVFHQITPQTTNSQD from the coding sequence ATGTCAACACCAGAAGAAAACCTACGCTTAGCAAAACGAGGGCCCATTGTTAGTATTATTGCCTACATGGTCATCACCTTATTGAAGCTAATCACTGGTTATTTTTTGAATTCATCATCATTAATCGCTGATGGTTTTAACAACTTGTCTGATATTCTCGGAAATGTTGTGCTTTTAATTGGACTACATTTGGCGAGCAAACCAGCCGATGAAGATCACCGCTTTGGTCATTGGAAAATGGAAGATTTATCAAGTTTGATCACTTCTTTCATCATGTTCTACATTGGCTTTAAAGTTCTCTTTCAAACCATTGAAAAAATCATCTCAGGTAGCATGACACCTCTTGATCCTGAAGGTGCCATTGTCGGAGTCATCTCTGCAGCGATTATGTATGGTGTTTACCTTCACAATAAACGCCTCTCACAACGTGTCAAATCAAGCGCACTCTTAGCCGCATCAAAAGATAACCTTTCTGATGCTGTCACTTCTATCGGTACTTCTATAGCCATCCTCGCAGCTTCATTTAACTTAGTCATCATTGATAGATTGGCTGCCATCGTTATTACTTACTTCATTTTGAAAACAGCCTATGATATTTTTATCGAAAGTGCCTTTAGTCTTTCAGATGGATTTGACCAAAAAGAACTTCAAAAATACAAAGAGGCCATTCTCAAATTACCAAAAGTGTCAAATGTAAAATCCCAACGTGGTCGCTCATATGGAAGCAACATTTATCTTGATATTGTTGTTGAGATGAATCCTGACCTATCAGTTTACGAAAGCCACGAAGTTACTGAACAAATCGAAGAACTCCTTCGTAAAGAATTCTCTGTTTACGATACAGATGTTCACGTTGAACCAGGAGCAATCCCTGAAGATGAGATTTGGGATAATGTCTACAAGAAACTTTACAAGGCAGAAAAAACCATTCTTGCTAAGATTCCAGATTATGAAGAATTAATCTCAGATGACTTCTACCTCATTGACGTTGACGGTCATTCCTATACCAAATCTGAAATGACTGCTCGAGAAAGACACTACATGAGCAATATCGAAGCTTTTGAAATGACATCTATCAGTCAAAAAACAAAGCTTATCACTTACAAGCTCGATAATATGACTCATACAAGTATCTGGCGTCGCAAGGAAAATTGGTTCCTTGTCTTCCACCAAATCACTCCACAAACAACAAATTCTCAAGATTAA
- a CDS encoding alanine/glycine:cation symporter family protein translates to MYNFLSSLDSLVWGPPLLVLLVGTGIYLSSRLGLLQVFRLPKALKLIFKSEAKGKGDISSFAALATALAATVGTGNIVGVATAIKLGGPGALLWMWMAAFFGMATKYAEGVLAIKYRTTDANGEISGGPMHYIVNGMGKRWKPLAIAFSIFGVMVALFGSGTFTQVNSITDSLSNTVGWSPKIISIVLAVLVSIIIFGGIQSISKVAEKIVPFMAIIYILATITILAFHCNQILPSIALVIKSAFTGKAATGGFAGATVITAIQAGIARGIFSNESGLGSAPIAAAAAKTDEPVEQGLVSMTGTFIDTIIICTLTGLSIIVTGGWSSKLNGATLTQSAFSTVFGNFGVYALTFSLILFAFTTILGWGYYGERCFEFLFGVKAIPVYRIIFIAMVALGGYISLETIWVIADIVNGLMAIPNLIALLALSPIIIKETKHYFDTH, encoded by the coding sequence ATGTATAATTTTCTATCGTCTTTAGACAGTCTAGTCTGGGGACCACCTCTTCTTGTTCTTCTTGTTGGAACAGGAATTTATTTGTCTTCTCGCTTAGGATTATTGCAAGTTTTCCGCCTCCCAAAGGCCTTAAAACTGATCTTTAAATCTGAAGCAAAAGGTAAAGGGGATATTTCAAGTTTTGCTGCACTAGCTACTGCTCTTGCAGCAACTGTCGGTACTGGTAATATTGTCGGTGTCGCAACTGCCATCAAACTTGGTGGTCCAGGGGCACTTCTTTGGATGTGGATGGCCGCATTCTTTGGAATGGCTACAAAATATGCTGAAGGTGTTTTAGCCATCAAATACCGTACAACAGATGCAAATGGTGAAATTTCTGGTGGTCCAATGCACTACATTGTTAATGGGATGGGAAAACGTTGGAAACCTTTGGCCATTGCCTTCTCAATTTTTGGGGTAATGGTTGCCTTGTTTGGTTCAGGGACTTTCACACAAGTTAACTCAATCACTGATTCACTTAGCAACACTGTTGGCTGGTCACCAAAAATCATCAGTATTGTCTTGGCTGTCCTTGTCAGCATTATCATCTTCGGTGGTATTCAATCAATTTCAAAAGTTGCTGAAAAAATTGTTCCTTTTATGGCAATCATTTATATTCTAGCAACAATTACAATTCTTGCTTTCCATTGTAACCAAATTCTTCCAAGTATTGCTTTGGTTATTAAATCAGCCTTTACTGGAAAAGCAGCAACTGGTGGTTTTGCTGGAGCAACTGTTATCACAGCTATCCAAGCTGGTATCGCACGTGGTATCTTCTCAAATGAATCTGGGCTTGGTTCTGCACCAATCGCTGCTGCTGCTGCGAAAACTGACGAACCTGTTGAACAAGGTCTTGTTTCTATGACTGGTACTTTCATTGATACCATCATTATTTGTACCCTAACAGGACTTTCAATTATTGTTACTGGTGGTTGGTCAAGCAAACTTAACGGAGCAACTTTAACACAGTCTGCTTTCTCTACTGTTTTTGGCAACTTCGGTGTCTATGCTTTGACATTCAGTTTAATTCTCTTTGCCTTTACCACAATTCTTGGTTGGGGATATTACGGAGAACGTTGTTTTGAATTCCTATTTGGTGTCAAAGCTATTCCAGTTTACCGTATCATTTTCATCGCTATGGTCGCTCTTGGCGGTTACATTAGCCTTGAAACTATCTGGGTTATCGCTGATATCGTTAACGGTTTGATGGCAATTCCAAACTTGATTGCCTTACTAGCCCTTTCACCAATTATTATCAAAGAAACAAAACACTATTTCGATACACATTAA
- a CDS encoding glycoside hydrolase family 1 protein, with protein sequence MTKQFPKDFLWGGATAANQFEGAWNVDGRGPATSDTSRAVAPEERKSMGSEFNSPMTRAKLDAALNDTEGLYPKRWGSDFYHRYKEDIALYAEMGFKTFRMSIAWSRIFPNGDDATPNEAGLAFYDKVFDELNKYGIEPLVTLSHYEFPIHLITEYGGWKNRKVIDCFVRYAETVFNRYKDKVKYWLTFNEINIIGMTGYLSGGLLFDDGKLNLQEMYQAAHHQFVASSLATKVGHEINPDFKIGCMLARMQAYPATCNPDDVMEEIKKDHENLFFSDVQVRGKYPSYAKRFFQENNIELEIADGDLEILEKYPVDFMSFSYYMSSIARKQKSGEETAGNLILSEPNPYLEASDWGWQIDPVGLRITLNKLYDRYQVPLMVVENGLGALDKVEKDGSIHDQYRIDYLESHVKQMYEAIEDGVDLMGYTWWGCTDLVSASTSEMSKRYGFVYVDADDQGNGSFDRSRKDSFFYYKDLIATRGANILND encoded by the coding sequence ATGACAAAACAATTTCCAAAAGATTTTTTATGGGGTGGTGCAACAGCTGCCAATCAATTTGAAGGGGCGTGGAATGTTGATGGACGCGGACCTGCTACCTCAGATACGTCACGTGCAGTAGCGCCAGAAGAGAGAAAATCAATGGGAAGTGAATTCAATAGCCCAATGACTCGTGCTAAATTGGATGCTGCTTTAAATGACACAGAAGGTTTATATCCGAAACGTTGGGGTTCAGATTTTTATCACCGTTACAAAGAAGATATTGCTCTTTATGCGGAAATGGGCTTTAAGACTTTCCGTATGTCAATTGCCTGGTCACGTATTTTTCCAAATGGTGATGATGCCACTCCAAATGAAGCAGGGCTAGCCTTTTATGACAAAGTTTTTGATGAGCTTAATAAATATGGCATCGAACCCCTTGTGACATTGTCACATTATGAATTTCCAATTCATCTAATCACAGAATATGGCGGTTGGAAGAATCGTAAAGTGATTGATTGCTTTGTGCGTTACGCTGAAACAGTCTTTAATCGCTACAAAGATAAAGTCAAATACTGGTTGACTTTTAACGAAATCAACATTATTGGTATGACAGGTTACTTGTCTGGTGGCCTCTTATTTGACGATGGTAAATTAAATTTGCAAGAGATGTATCAAGCAGCGCATCACCAATTTGTGGCATCAAGTTTAGCCACAAAAGTTGGTCATGAAATCAATCCTGACTTTAAAATTGGTTGTATGTTAGCGCGTATGCAAGCTTATCCAGCTACATGTAATCCTGATGATGTCATGGAAGAAATTAAAAAAGACCATGAAAATCTTTTCTTCTCTGATGTTCAAGTGCGTGGTAAATACCCTTCATACGCGAAACGTTTCTTCCAAGAAAACAATATTGAGTTAGAAATTGCTGATGGTGATCTTGAAATTCTTGAAAAATACCCTGTTGATTTCATGTCATTCTCTTATTACATGAGCTCTATTGCACGTAAGCAAAAATCTGGTGAAGAGACAGCTGGTAATTTAATCTTAAGTGAACCTAATCCATATCTGGAAGCTTCTGACTGGGGCTGGCAAATTGACCCTGTTGGACTTCGTATCACTTTAAATAAGCTTTATGACCGTTACCAAGTACCGCTTATGGTTGTTGAAAATGGTCTTGGCGCTCTTGATAAGGTGGAAAAAGATGGTTCTATTCATGACCAATACCGTATTGATTATCTGGAATCTCATGTCAAACAAATGTATGAAGCCATTGAAGATGGTGTTGACTTGATGGGATATACTTGGTGGGGTTGTACAGACCTTGTGTCAGCATCAACGTCTGAAATGTCTAAACGCTACGGTTTTGTTTACGTTGATGCGGATGACCAAGGTAATGGTAGCTTTGACCGCTCACGTAAGGACTCATTCTTCTATTACAAAGATTTGATTGCAACACGTGGTGCTAATATTTTAAACGATTAA
- a CDS encoding histidine phosphatase family protein: protein MVKTFYLMRHGQTRFNVQGRIQGACDSPLTEEGIEQAKAARRYFEQEGISFTRVYSSTQERACDTAELATGRVDYIRLKGIKEMDFGAYEAHQEYLNPPVHHEDGSGYRDFFVRYGGESTTQVYERMERTIREVLEASKEDETLLFVSHGGAIMQFYLHATKNPPTPKKRPANCAIFKITYDGKEMCVQSIYNPSTQEYIFERD from the coding sequence ATGGTTAAAACTTTTTATCTAATGCGACATGGGCAAACTCGCTTTAATGTTCAAGGGAGAATTCAAGGAGCGTGTGATTCTCCCTTGACAGAGGAAGGGATCGAACAAGCTAAGGCAGCAAGACGGTATTTTGAGCAAGAAGGGATTTCTTTTACGCGTGTCTATTCGTCAACGCAAGAGAGAGCTTGTGACACTGCTGAGTTAGCGACTGGGCGTGTAGACTACATTCGCTTAAAAGGAATCAAGGAAATGGATTTTGGAGCGTATGAAGCGCATCAAGAGTATTTGAATCCGCCAGTTCACCATGAAGATGGTTCTGGTTACCGTGATTTCTTTGTGCGTTATGGTGGTGAATCCACCACTCAGGTTTATGAGCGCATGGAGCGTACTATTCGTGAGGTTTTGGAAGCTAGCAAAGAAGATGAGACTTTGTTATTTGTCAGCCACGGTGGAGCTATTATGCAGTTTTATTTGCATGCTACGAAAAATCCGCCGACTCCTAAAAAACGTCCAGCAAACTGTGCGATTTTCAAAATAACTTATGATGGAAAAGAAATGTGTGTTCAATCGATTTATAATCCAAGCACGCAAGAATATATCTTTGAGCGGGATTGA
- a CDS encoding AI-2E family transporter, with protein MKFEKKQVYYIVLAFVICYAIKAYWDTGTSLVATVIKASQPFLIGAGIAYIVNIVMSLYEMIFTRLIKNKYLLKVKRAVSMILAYLTFILLISWLFSIVLPDLIASINSLLKIDTSGIANFIKEVNDNKVVKDVMAYFGTSSDVTTTLSDYSQQILNQVLSVLTSILTSVSTIASTLLNVFISLVFSIYVLASKEQLSRQFNLLIDSYLGKYAKTVHYVLDILHQRFHGFFVGQTLEAMILGSLTAGGMLLLHLPYAATIGILVAFTALIPVVGAYIGLTIGFILIATQSVSQAIFFVIYLVVLQQFEGNLIYPRVVGGSIGLPGMWVLMAITIGAALWGVLGMLVAVPLAASLYQIIKDNVAKRQENRLK; from the coding sequence ATGAAATTTGAGAAAAAACAGGTCTATTATATAGTTCTTGCTTTTGTGATATGTTACGCGATTAAGGCATATTGGGATACGGGAACATCACTTGTGGCGACGGTGATTAAAGCTAGTCAGCCATTTCTGATTGGAGCTGGTATTGCTTATATCGTAAATATCGTCATGAGTCTTTATGAGATGATTTTCACACGTCTGATTAAAAATAAATACCTTTTGAAGGTAAAACGGGCTGTCTCAATGATTTTGGCTTATTTAACCTTTATCTTGTTGATTAGTTGGCTCTTTTCAATTGTTCTACCAGATTTGATTGCTAGTATCAATTCACTGTTGAAGATTGATACAAGTGGTATTGCAAACTTTATCAAAGAAGTTAATGACAATAAAGTTGTCAAAGATGTTATGGCATACTTTGGGACATCATCAGATGTGACGACGACATTGTCAGATTACAGTCAACAGATTTTGAATCAAGTGTTATCAGTTTTGACAAGCATTTTAACGTCAGTAAGTACCATTGCCTCAACGCTTCTGAATGTCTTTATTAGTTTGGTCTTTTCAATTTATGTGCTAGCTAGCAAAGAACAACTATCTCGTCAATTTAATCTGTTAATTGATTCTTATCTTGGAAAATACGCTAAGACTGTCCACTATGTTTTAGATATTTTACACCAGAGATTCCATGGTTTCTTTGTCGGACAGACCTTGGAAGCAATGATTCTTGGTAGTTTAACAGCTGGAGGTATGCTTTTGTTGCATTTGCCTTATGCAGCAACTATCGGGATTCTGGTGGCCTTCACGGCTTTAATCCCAGTTGTAGGAGCTTACATTGGTTTGACAATTGGATTTATTCTGATTGCAACTCAGTCAGTCTCTCAAGCTATTTTCTTCGTGATCTACCTTGTTGTTCTTCAGCAATTTGAAGGAAATCTTATTTACCCGCGCGTGGTTGGTGGCTCAATCGGATTACCTGGTATGTGGGTATTGATGGCTATTACCATTGGCGCAGCGCTTTGGGGCGTTTTAGGAATGCTAGTAGCTGTACCTTTAGCAGCTAGTCTTTATCAGATTATCAAGGACAATGTCGCTAAACGCCAAGAAAATCGTTTAAAATAG
- the radC gene encoding RadC family protein produces MYAIEMKADAMLPRERLRDLGAEQLSNQELLSILLRTGTKTRPVLEVANDILKHIDTLADFQHLSLQELQKIKGIGYVKSIEIKAMIELAKRISKAEYVQKERIMSSERLARKMMLELSDQKQEHLVAIYLDTQNRIIEQRTIFIGSVRRSIAEPREILYYACKNMATSVIIIHNHPSGSPAPSENDLRFTEKMKRACDDIGIVCLDHIIVGKYQYYSFREETDVL; encoded by the coding sequence ATGTATGCAATAGAAATGAAAGCAGATGCCATGTTGCCGCGCGAACGATTGAGAGATTTAGGTGCCGAGCAATTAAGCAATCAAGAATTATTGTCCATTTTATTACGAACAGGTACCAAGACAAGGCCAGTTTTAGAAGTAGCTAATGATATTTTAAAACACATCGATACACTTGCTGACTTTCAGCATTTATCCTTACAAGAATTGCAAAAAATTAAAGGAATTGGCTATGTCAAATCTATTGAAATCAAAGCAATGATTGAACTGGCAAAGCGCATTAGCAAAGCAGAATATGTCCAAAAAGAGCGTATCATGAGTAGTGAACGTTTGGCTAGAAAGATGATGTTAGAGTTGAGCGATCAGAAGCAGGAGCATTTGGTGGCGATTTATTTGGATACTCAGAATCGCATTATCGAACAACGGACGATTTTTATTGGTTCGGTTCGTCGTTCAATCGCAGAACCTCGTGAGATTTTGTACTATGCTTGTAAAAACATGGCAACTTCAGTGATTATTATTCACAATCACCCGTCAGGTTCACCAGCACCGAGTGAAAATGACCTACGATTTACTGAGAAAATGAAACGAGCTTGCGATGATATTGGCATAGTCTGTTTAGATCACATTATAGTAGGCAAATACCAATATTATAGTTTTAGGGAAGAAACAGATGTACTGTAA
- a CDS encoding redox-sensing transcriptional repressor Rex — translation MTTEKSIPKATAKRLSLYYRIFKRFNTDNVEKASSKQIADAMGIDSATVRRDFSYFGELGRRGFGYDVKKLMNFFADILNDHSTTNVLLVGCGNIGRALLHYRFHDRNKMQIAMAFDTDDNEIVGHQTSDGIPVYGISSLKEHAQEAGIETAILTVPSTKAQEVADILVEAGIRGILSFSPVHLNVPKGVIVQYVDLTSELQTLLYFMSQSNQ, via the coding sequence GTGACTACTGAGAAATCTATTCCTAAAGCAACGGCTAAGCGACTTTCGCTGTATTATCGCATTTTCAAACGTTTTAATACAGATAATGTCGAAAAAGCAAGTTCAAAACAAATTGCAGATGCTATGGGAATCGATTCTGCAACTGTTCGCCGAGATTTTTCCTATTTTGGTGAGCTAGGAAGACGTGGCTTCGGCTATGACGTCAAAAAATTAATGAACTTCTTTGCTGATATCCTAAACGACCATTCAACAACAAATGTTTTATTGGTTGGATGTGGTAATATCGGTCGAGCATTACTTCACTACCGTTTCCATGATCGTAACAAGATGCAAATTGCTATGGCTTTTGATACAGACGATAATGAAATTGTTGGGCATCAAACATCAGATGGTATTCCAGTTTATGGTATCTCATCACTTAAGGAGCACGCACAAGAAGCTGGTATCGAAACCGCTATTTTAACCGTTCCGAGTACTAAAGCTCAAGAAGTTGCTGATATCTTGGTTGAAGCTGGTATTCGTGGTATTTTAAGTTTTTCTCCCGTTCATCTAAATGTTCCAAAAGGTGTCATCGTCCAATACGTCGACTTAACGAGTGAATTACAGACACTTCTTTATTTCATGAGTCAATCAAATCAATAA
- a CDS encoding DUF1831 domain-containing protein produces MAFEKEITLKDCLYSYAISDNIKKYTLRDTTFTQNRIGNYELTRLLEKVPNSGDGFPLKITINKDLTGFKLSITDKSGLRFVNIFKSEDNKILQEKFYFLMDSLVERDIFTKKEA; encoded by the coding sequence ATGGCATTTGAAAAAGAAATCACTTTAAAAGACTGTCTTTACAGCTATGCTATTAGCGATAATATTAAAAAATATACGCTTCGTGACACAACCTTTACACAAAACCGTATCGGTAATTACGAATTAACGCGTTTATTGGAAAAAGTCCCTAATTCAGGTGATGGATTCCCACTAAAAATCACTATCAACAAAGATTTGACAGGCTTCAAACTAAGCATCACTGACAAATCAGGGCTTCGTTTCGTTAATATCTTCAAATCTGAAGATAATAAAATCCTCCAAGAAAAATTCTATTTCTTGATGGACAGCCTCGTTGAACGTGATATTTTCACTAAAAAAGAAGCTTAA